The genomic stretch CACTTGgaagcttctcttgagcttgtCACCCTGAATATGAGCCTCAGCAGGATCCTTGTTGCGATTGTGTACTTTAGGCCTCCCAATAGGTCACTTGATGGGTGGTGGAGTAGGCCTCAGCTGGTCAGTGGTTACCCAAAATTCCTCACTTGGTACTGGTTTTATGCAATGTGCATATGTCTTGTGAATAGATTCCATACATAACCAGGGATGCACATAATCATCTACCTGGTCATGCCTCTTTCTAATTGCAGCAATACCGTGAATGCATGGCATGCCTAAAATAAAACCACATACCACATTACCTAGCATTATATTAGATCAGCCCTAAAATCATTCAGAACATATTATCTAGCAATATATTACATCATCACTAAAAGCATTCAAAACACATATAATACCTAGCACTATATTAGAGTAGCCCTAAAATCATTCAAAACATATTACCTAGCATTATATTAGATCAGCATTACAGAAAAGCACTGAAATTTAAAGATATACCGGTCAGTTGCCAAACATTGCATGAACAAGTGTGTTTGATCAAATCCATATCTACTTTGGTTTGCTTTCTGCTAACTTGAAATCTCTTTCGTTCGTTATCTCCCACCCATTCAGCAATCCACCTGCTGCTGGGTTTTATCAGCCTCTGCAACCTTTTCTCCTGAACGGGTGCAAGCTTTCCACTATGGTGCTCTAACAGCCTAATATGATTGGTCATTCTCCGCATTAGGTAGCACCTAATTTCCTCACACATAGTCAAAACTGGCTTCATTCTGTACTTAACGACTTTTGAATTAAATACCTCGCACATGTTGTTAGTCAGGTTATCCACCTTGGGGCCATGACTGAAGAAAGCCTTAACCCAAGTGGCTGGTTCAAACCTCATCAGATATTCCCATGCTGCCTTATTCACCCTCTTCAGCTTCTCCGTGGTCTCTTTGAACTCTGGTTCAGTGGTGCACCTAGCACAGTCCCATACGATGTCTCTAATGTGAATATCTTTGAACCTATTTATGAAGTTTTTCCACAGGTGCATCACACAGTTCCGATGATGTGCTCTCGGCATTACCTCCTTTAAGGTTGGTAGCAGACCCTGCCAATTACACATAATATTGCAATAACTTCAATTACAAACACATATATGCAGCAGTTTAAATTGTAGTCAGTAATATGCAATAACTTCAATTAGTCACACACATATTTGCTCTATTCAAAATATCATTTACACCTATGCACTAATACCCATTGCAAACACATATATGCACTAAATTCCATTTCAAACACACACATGCAGTGATATAATACCCTACACCAATATGCAGAAATTTAACATCTACCACATACATGCATTATATTAATATCCTACACTAATATGCAGAAATTTAACATGATACAATAATATGCAGTGCTGTACGGGTCTGACCTTTTGTTGGTCGGACATAAAGTTCCAACCAAATTGATGTGCATCACCCAGATCTTCCTGAAGCAGTGTGAGGAACCATTTCCAGGATTCCTTCGTCCCCGATCTTGCAACTCCATATGCTACTACGTAGAATTGGTTATTGGCATCCTGTGCCACCGCTGATAGTAGTTGACCTCCATGATATGTCTTCAAAAATGCTCCATCTAGATGGATGAAAGGCCTACATCCAGACTTAAAGCCTTGCTTACAACCCTCAAAGGAGATATATATTTTGTCAAAGACAGGTAGGGATTGAGGGATTGGGATCACATCAACTCTTGCAGTCGATCCCGGATTACTCTTAATGATCTCCATGGCATAGTCCCTAAGCTTCCCATACTGTTCCTTTTCATTTCCCATAATCCTCTCTTTGGCCTCTTTCACTGCCCTGTATACCATCTTCGGATGCAACACTAGATTAAAGTCTTCTCTAAGAAACCAATTGCCTCATTAGTAGTCATATGAGGTTGACTAGCCATTCTCTTCTCCACTTTCTTGCTGACCCAGTGTTGATCAGCTGCATTGCTGCCCAGGTCTCTAGCACATGTATGCTCTGCCTTGTAAGTCTTTACCTGATAACATAACAAAGTCTTGTTGTAGGATAGATGTGCTAGCCATGGACATTCTTCACCTCTGCAGCCAACCCTTACCCTTTCTTTATCATTTTTGATCCACAGCAGTTCCCTCCCTTCAGAAATGAACATGTCTTTTACCACTTCTTTGAACCCATCAATTGTTGCAAACTTTGTTCCTATCTCAAACCTACCCTCCTCGAACCCATACTCTTCATTGAAAACTGGAAACTCATGATTTTCTCCCTCATCCTCGGAAGACACAGGTGTGTGGAGTTCCTCTGATGCATACTCATAAATCAGATCATCATCATCTGAAACCTCCTCACTCACATAGAGTCCAATTGGAGGCATATCCCTGGGTTGCACATTAGGAAGAGGTTCTTCAGCATCTACAGCAGGCCAAGTTCTTTGTTGATTTGCATTAGGCCCATTCCTTCTGGGCTTCGGAGCAGGCCTGGTCTTTTTGGACTTTTCTCTTGGCCCACTTTCTTTGGGCTTGGCTGTTCCTCTGGTCTTCACAGTAGGCCCATCACCTTTGGCAGCACTACCCCTTCCACTCCTTACTCCACCTCTGTTTTTAACTCCACTTGACTCTGCCCCCTGTCCCTTCTTTCACACTGCTATTTGTCTTTGGCAGAACCTTGTCCTTTCCTTTCACACTTCTTTTTTTCCTCATCCTATTATTGTCTTCATCAACACTGGAACAGTCCTCATTCGAAACAATCTCTGAGTCACTTGGAGGAGGTTTATACATTTCATCCTCCTCACTTTCTTGCCCATCAGCTTCTGTGGATGGTGATGGTTGGAGCTTTCTCATGATGCTGTCCACATCAATTGGGTCATCAAACTCTTCCACCACTGCTTCTGCCGCAGTAGCTTCATCCACTATCTCTGGCTCATCAACTGGATGGTCGAAGTAAATATAGAATTCATCCGTCGTTGAATTCTTCATCTTATTCTCTCAGAGTTCATTGATGCCTGCATCTCCTCTCAGAATGTGCAGTCCACCCTCAAGATCACTGCTAGTTGGGTCAAACCAATACACTGCCCTATATGATGCATACCCCAAACCCTTGAACAGTGTCACCAAATCCCCGAAATTCACAAAGTCTAAGTCCATCTTCGGAAATTTTTCAACTTTCCCACCAATATACTCAAGAGCTCCACTGGGTTTTCTATCAAAACGGCCTCCGTGGTGAAAAACAGGTACCACATACATATCATCCATCTGCATTGTCCACAGGTAGATAAACCAGAGATTAAACTCTACCTAATCAAAATTTCTAAATCAGTTAACTTCACATACATTTTCCTCATTCTTTtaccccaaaaaaaaaaaaaaactgcaGTCCCCCCATAACCCAACCCCATGCATTCTCAGTTAAACAACACACAAACTCTTCATTATCGCCCTTACCTCTGTAGATGATGGCAGCTTCTTTTCCACGCAAAGCTTGCCGTAACCTTCAACACCAACCACCTCCACTAACCACACCACCGCTTTCAACTGTAGGAAGTCGTTCTTTTTTGGAGGGAGAAGGGCGTTTTTGTTCTGGTAGGGTTTTCTGTAATATATGGAGTAAGGGTTGGGTGTTATGGGGAATGCGAAGCTTCAAATATGGGGGATGGTGGAAACGGCGTCGTTTGGCACTTCAGGGACGAATTTGTCCACTTAAATTTCGTCCCAAGCCACCTCAGCGACCGTAACGGCCACGTCATTCACTGCCCCTCCATGTCAGCCAGCTCCGTTACCGTTTTTTGGCCCAAAACGGACGGAAGGGTATAATTGTCTCCCGTTTTAAAACGTGGGGGATCGAAATGTATTTTCCAATCTTAAGGGACGAAAATGTCCCCGTTTTAAAAGGTCAGGGACCTATTTGTCTTTTAGTCtgaaaaatattaaacataAACTTAGGTAGGTTATATGGACAAAGAGAATCTATCTATCTAAGTGGCCGTGTTTATATAATTGATAAATGGAGCTTGTATGATAAATATATGAcatatcattaaaaattaaaaaaatgttggatgaaaattttaatcaaattcaaatttgaaatattttaaaatcactTTAAAACTATTGAATTATTACATCTGTGTCTAATTTATTAAATGCAAGTAATTTATGTCTAAATTCAAGATAATGAATCTAACTTTTTTAAAGATAGAGAAAAAATTATAGGCTAACACACCGGTAGATCACTTAAAGAATTTGACGGGATGTCTTTTTTAAGCTTTGGCACTATTGAAGGATTAGATGATAAGTTAATCGTTGATGAACTGAACTTTGACGTCGTATTTTACACAATTAGTTGGCTATAAACCAACAAACATAAATGTAGATCAAAAGATTGCATTCGATGTAATTATTAATGTTGTAAATGAAAACCAATATGACTTTTTTCTGTCTATGAGTATGGTGGAATTAGTAAAACGTTTTTCTACAACACTCTCTCATCTTATCTATGGCAACTCTGTAATGTATTACAATTAACATACATTTAACTATTAGAGCAACTTATACGTCACTTATTGATGTTTCTCAATTTACTTCATGGTTGCTGGACATAGGTGATGGTGTTGCCGGAGATTTCACTGATGGTGAGTCTATTGTGGTAATGCCCAATGAAATTATAATTCAAGAATTCGACCAGTTGGTTGACTTTGTTTTATCCCAACCTGTTGGTTAATATCAACAACATATCATTCTTCAAAGATAGATCAATCATGGCCCCAATTCTAGAAGTTGTCAACAATGTTAACTCATTTATAATGCAACATGTGGATGCCGATGTGAAAACTTATTTAAACTCAGATATTTTGTGTCTCGAAGAAGGAAGCATGGAATCTGAATTGGATACACTTACAAGGGATGTCCTTAATGCAAATAATTGTTCTGGTTTGCCATCGCACGAATTGACTCTAAAAGTGGGTTTTCTGGTCATGCTACTGCGTAACATTGATCAATCAAACGAGTTATGTAATGGAATAAGATTACTGGTAAGAGGATAAGATAACCATGTAAATGAATGCATCACGCTAACAAGAGGCAAAATAGGCCAAGTCGTTCTAATACTGTAGATGAATATGATTCCCAATAACCAAGCTTTGCTATTTAGATTCCAACGCAGATAGTTTTCGATCATTGTCTCATTCGCTATGACCATTAACAAATCTCAATGACAGACCTTAAGCACAATTAGATTGTATTTATCTAGATCGTTATTTACACATATGATCAACTATACGTTGCATTATCAAGAGTAAAGTCAAATAATGGTTTGCGTGTGCTGATTTAGAACACTAGATCATTGTCGTCAAACTCAACAAAAAATATCATGTATAGAAAAGTATTCCAAAATATGTCATGACCATGTTAGTGTAATATGTAGTCTCtttagtatttatttaattgtatCAATCAGTGATGTATTGTAAGTACTTTAAACTCAAATTAACAACATTGTATTCGTATTT from Arachis stenosperma cultivar V10309 chromosome 9, arast.V10309.gnm1.PFL2, whole genome shotgun sequence encodes the following:
- the LOC130950367 gene encoding uncharacterized protein LOC130950367, whose protein sequence is MVYRAVKEAKERIMGNEKEQYGKLRDYAMEIIKSNPGSTARVDVIPIPQSLPVFDKIYISFEGCKQGFKSGCRPFIHLDGAFLKTYHGGQLLSAVAQDANNQFYVVAYGVARSGTKESWKWFLTLLQEDLGDAHQFGWNFMSDQQKGLLPTLKEVMPRAHHRNCVMHLWKNFINRFKDIHIRDIVWDCARCTTEPEFKETTEKLKRVNKAAWEYLMRFEPATWVKAFFSHGPKVDNLTNNMCEVFNSKVVKYRMKPVLTMCEEIRCYLMRRMTNHIRLLEHHSGKLAPVQEKRLQRLIKPSSRWIAEWVGDNERKRFQVSRKQTKVDMDLIKHTCSCNVWQLTGMPCIHGIAAIRKRHDQVDDYVHPWLCMESIHKTYAHCIKPVPSEEFWGDKLKRSFQVTCSKCNEKGHNYKTCKGAPSNPNWKPKKKKAKKTDANTTLGAASPITISPQPEDQSQTQTESLAENSAVQEKPTNHDMSQNAAATTPSAPVQTPFRPPSQLPRMGQTKTPAAASKFKPKQTIRRPQASANPPPTPPSDTTQTQSTSANVATSEETFKVVGSEAIGMNFIPTAGSKN